AGGGCTTGACCCTGGCGTGATCGCGGATCTTCAGTCCCGCAACAGATGCAGCACCTCGGAGCGGAACTCCCGGCTGTAGAGGATCGCCACCACCGCCAGCGTGCCCAGCACCATGGCCAGCGGTGAAACGAACCAGGCCAGCGCCGCGAACGAGAAGTAATAGGCGCGCAAGCCATCGTTGAAAGTTTCGGCGGCAGCGCCGACCATGGCGGCCGCCCGGTCGGCGTACTGCTGGCGGTCGAACTTGCCCGACTCGAAATCCGCTGGCGGCGGCATGGACCCGATGATCAGCGCCACGAAGGTGTACTGCCGCATGCACCAGGAAAAGCGGAAGAAGGCGTAGACGAAGATCGCCACCAGCACCAGGATCTTGAACTCGAACACCACCAGCGACGTGGTCTGGGCAAACGGGATTTCGCTCATCAGCTCGGTGGCCTTGTCGGTGGTGCCGAGCAGGGCAAACAGGCCCCCGATGACCAGGATGGAGGTGGACGAGAAAAACGAGGGTGTGTGCGAGAGCGTTTGTGTGATGAGGCCGTCGAGCATGCGCGGATCGCGCGCGGTGGCCTGCAGCATCCAGTAGGCACGGTAGCGGTTGGTGGTGACCAGCAGGGACGCGCGGCTGCGGCCCCGGACGCGGGCGAACCACGCATAACCGACCCACAGGGCAAAAAACCCGACCAGCGCCAGCCAGTCGGCCCAGGGAATGATGCTGAGAACCTTCATGCGCCGATGGTACGACGGCTCCGGTTGCCTCAGGCCTTCACGAACCTGGCTGCGGTGGCCGCCACGCGCTGGCCAAACAGGCGCGCGGTCTCCAGGTCACCGGGCAGCATCTCGTTGGCGCTCGCGTCGGAGGGGCTTTGTGCGATCGCGCCGCTGTACGACACCAGGTAATTCACGTCGTTGCGCTGGGCGGCCTTGGTGTTGCTGGGCATGAGGCCCTGGCTCACCCAGATCATGCCGTGCTGCATGGCCAGGGTGAACAGGTAGTGCAGCGTGGACAGCTTGTCGCCGTTCATGCCCGCGCTGTTGGTGAAACCGGCCGCGATCTTGTCTTTCCATTGCTGGGAAAACCAGGGCTTGCTGGAGGCGTCGGCGAATTTCTTGAACTGCCAGCTCACGCTGCCCATGTAGGTGGGCGAACCCATGATGATCGCATCGGCCGCGGCCAGCGTTTCCCAGCCGCCCTCGGGCAGATTGCCGTCGGCGTCGATCGCGATGAGTTCGGCGTTGGCGCCTTCGGCCACCGCTTGCGCCATGCGCTGGGTGTGGCCATAGCCCGAGTGGTAAACCACGACAACTTTGGACATCTGAAGCCTCCTGAAGGAATGCGCGGCATGTTGAGCATGCCGCGCGGGTTGGAGAAAACTGCGAAACGGTGACGGCTCCCGGCCTTTCAGCCCTTGCGGCGGGCGTCCAGGCTGAACGCACCGGCACCGAAGGCCACGAAGGCGAGCAAGCCGCCGGTGATGGCGACGTTCTTGAAGAACATCAGCTGCTGCATCATCTGCTGCTCGGCCGGCAGGGACCAGTAAGCGTGGAAGAAGAAGCTCGCCACCAGCGTGAACACCGCCAGGGCCAGGGCCGCCCATCGGGTGCCCAGTCCGATCAGCAGCGCCAGGCCGCCCAGCAACTCGATCACCAGTGCGGCGGCCACGCCCACCGTCGGCATTGGCATGCCCATGGAGGCGGCGTACCCCACGGTGCCGGTGAAGCCGGCGATCTTGCCGAAGCCGGCCGGCACAAACAACACGGCCAGCAGGATGCGGCCGATCAGGGCCAGGGGGTTTTGCAGGGATGACAGCATGGAAGCACTCCTCAGGTAAAAAGTTGAAAAAGAACGGGACGGGATGTCAGGACGCGAGATCGAACACCAGCACCTCGGCGTCTTCGCCATGGGCCAGCGAGAGAAGGCTGTCGCCAGCCAGCACCGCGGCGTCGCCGCCCTGCAGACGCTGGCCGTTCACCTCCAGTGCGCCGCGCACCAGGTGCACATAGGCTTTGCGCGCGGGATTGAGCGAAAGTTCCGCCGCCTCGTCGCCATCGAACAAGCCGGCGTACATGGCCGCGTCGGCGTGGATGGTGACGGAGCCCTGGGCGCCATCGCCGGAGGCCACCAGGCGCAGTTGGCCACGCTTTTCCTCATCCGCAAAACGCTTCTGCTCGTAGCCGGGCTCGATGCCCGTCACGTTTGGCTCGATCCAGATCTGCAGGAAATGCGTGGTGCGGTTGGGCGCGTGGTTGAACTCGCTGTGCATCACGCCGCGGCCCGCGCTCATGCGCTGCACCTCACCCGGCGGGATGGCCTTGACGTTGCCCTTGCTGTCTTTGTGGGCCAGGCTGCCTTCGAGCACGTAGCTGATGATTTCCATGTCGCGGTGGCCGTGCGTGCCGAAGCCGGTGCCCGGGGCGATGCGGTCTTCGTTGATCACGCGCAGGTTGCCCCAGCCCATCCAGGCCGGGTCGTAGTAGCCCGCGAACGAAAACGAGTGGTGGCTCTTGAGCCAGCCGTGATCGGCCTGACCACGTTCCTGCGAGCGTCGAATCTGCATCATGGTGTCGTCCTTTCATCTGGGTGAACCAGCGGCCACCTCGAGGTGGTGGGCTGGCATGGATGGATTGTGGGCGCTCGACCCCCCGTGCGGTTTGCATGGTTTTGATGGCATCATTCAAACCAATTGAACCATTGACCCCCAAAAAGCCATGGCCAGCCCGACCCCGCGTTCCGCCCTTTCGCCCGAGAACCTGGGCCTGCTCGAAGCCGTGGCGCGGCTGGGCAGCATGGCCGCGGCCGCGCGCGAACTCGGCATGGTGCCCAGCGCCCTCACCTACCGCGTGCGCCAGATCGAGGACGCGCTGGACGTGTTGTTGTTCGACCGCAGCGCGCGGCGTGCCCAGCTCACCCCCGCCGGGGCCGAACTGCTGCGCGCCGGCCAGTACCTGCTCGATGAGCTCGACGCGGTGGCCCAGCGGGTCAAGCGTGTGGCCACCGGCTGGGAACCACAGCTCACCATCGCCGCCGACGCCATCATTTCCCACGCCACGCAGTTCGAACTGTGCGAGGCCTTCTACGCCACCGGCGCGCCCACGCGGCTGAAGCTGCGCGCCGAAACGCTCTCGGGCACCATGGAAGCCCTGCAAAGCGGCCAGGCCGATCTGGCACTGGGGGTGTTTGCCGAAATCTCGCTGCCCGAGATCCAGACCGCGCCACTGGGCCCGTTGCGCTTCGTCTACGCCGTGGCGCCGCACCACCCGCTGGCCGCCGTGGAGCACCCGCTGTGTGACGACGACCTGCGCCACCACCGCGCGGTGGCCGTGGCCGACAGCACCGTGCGCGGCGCGGGCCAGACCTACAACCTGCTGCCCGGCCAGGAGGTGCTCACCGTGCCGACCATGCGGCACAAGCTGGAGGCGCAGCTGCGCGGCATGGGCTGCGGCTTCCTGCCCCAGCCGCTGGCGCAGCCCTACATCACCGCCGGGCTGCTGGTGGTCAAGGCCATGGCGCAACGGCCCCTCCACACGATCCGCCTGGCCTACGCCTGGCGCCGCCCGCGTTCAGCGGCCGATACCGGCCAGGCCCTGCGCTGGTGGCTGGACCAGTTGCAGCACCCGACCACCCGCGCCGCCCTGCTGGAAAACCACCACCTCACTTGATCCAGACGGGGCAGCCGGCAGCGGCAGGACTGATAAAGTCAGGCATCCCATCCAACCACCGCACACGAGCCATGAACAACAACAAGACCAGACGCTCCAAAGCCTCCTCCACCGCTGCGGCCGCACCCGCGCCCAAGGCACCCCGCCACATCGCCGTGGTGGGCGCGGGCATGGCGGGCGTGGCCTGCGCGCGCACCCTGCTGCAAGCCGGGCACCGCGTCACGCTGTTCGAAAAGAGCCGCAACCTGGGCGGGCGCATGGCCACGCGGCGCACCGAGTTCGGTGGTTTTGACCACGGCACCCAATATTTCACGGTGCGCGACAAGCGCTTCGCCACCGCCTTGCTCCCGGCACAGGACGTGGTGCGCCCCTGGAGCGCCAACACCGTGCGCGTGCTCGACGCGTTTGGCCACGTGCTGGCCAGCGCCCCGCCGCCCACCGAGCCCCATTTCGTGGCGGCGCCCGGCATGAGCGCCCTGGTCGAGCACTGGGCGCAACCCCTGGTGCACCCCGAACTGCACGGCAACCTCACCGCCCGCACCTTCACCGGAACCCGCGTCACCCACATTGAACGCGATGTGCTGAACCCCGAGCAGTGGCAACTGCGCGCCGAAGACAGCGACGGCGGTCAGAACGTGCTCGGCGGCTTTGACCAGATCGTGCTGGCCATGCCGCACCCGCAGGCCCACGACCTGCTGCTGGTCTCGGGCCACGCCCCCACCCTGCGCCAGAGCCTGGCCGGTGTGCAGGTGGCGCCCTGCTGGACGCTGATGGTGGCCTACCCCAACGCCATGCAGCCCGGCCTGCCCCACCTCGGCCCCCAGTGGAACGCCGCGCGCAGCACCCACCACCGCATCAGCTGGCTTGCCCGCGAGAGCAGCAAGCCGCGGCGCGAGCCCATCGAACGCTGGACCATCCAGGCCAGCCCCACCTGGTCGTCCAAGCACCTGGAAGACGACGAAGAGCGCGTCAAGGCCAAGCTGCTCAAGGGCTTTGCCGAGATCACCGGCATCCGCGCCACCCCGACCCACGCCGAGGCGCACCGCTGGCGCTTCGCGCAAACCCAGGTGCCGCTGGGCAAGCCCTACGCCTACGACAAGGCGCTGGGCATCGGCCTGTGCGGCGACTGGTGCCTGGGCCACCGGGTGGAAGACGCATTCGTCTCCGGACTGGAACTCGCGCTCGCAATGATTTGACCCCCCTGCGCCGCTGCGCGGCTTCCCCCCGGGGGGACCAAACCAGCGGTCCGGCGAAGCCAGTCCCGCGGTGTGTGCTGGCACAGACACGCGCTCCGAGCACATGGCTTTGTCGGTTGCTTCGTCCTACCGCGGGCGCTTCGCGCCCTCCCCCACCGGCCCGCTGCATGCGGGCTCGCTCGTCGCGGCGCTGGCCAGTTGGCTCGATGCCCGCGCCCATGGCGGCGTGTGGATCGTGCGCATCGAGGACGTGGACACCCCGCGCTGCGTGCCCGGCGCCGACCGGTTCATCCTGCAACAGCTCGCCGCCTGTGGTCTGGTGAGCGACAAACCCGTGGTGTGGCAGTCGCAGCGCGGTGCGCTCTACCATCAGGCGCTGGACGCGCTCATCGCCAGCGGCCGGGCCTACCCCTGCGGCTGTTCGCGCAAAGACATCGAAGCCGCCCTGCGGGCCCGGGGACGGGTCCGCGAGCGCCACCACGCCGCGGTCTACCCCGGCACCTGCCGCCCCGAACACGGCGGCCTGCAGGGCAAGACGGCGCGCGCCTGGCGCTTCTGGCTGGACGCCAGCGCCGGCGACGTGGCCTGGACCGACCGCCGCCTGGGCCCCCAGACGCAGAACGTCGCCGCCGACGTGGGCGACTTCATCCTGAAACGCGCCGACGGCCTCTGGGCCTACCAGCTCGCCGTGGTGGTGGACGACGCCGCGCAGGGCATCACCCAGGTGGTGCGCGGTGAAGACCTCTGCGACAACACCGCGCGCCAGATCCTGCTGCAGCGCGCGCTGGGTCTGCCCACGCCGGGCTACCTGCACACGCCCCTGGTGCTGGGCACCAACGGTGAAAAACTCAGCAAACAGAACGGTGCCCAGGCCCTGGATCTGAACGATCCGGTGGCGGCGCTGAACCGGGCGGCCGCGCACCTGGGCCTGCCCGGTTCGGGCGGCAGCGTGGGCCAGGCGCTGGCGTCCTGGGTCGGGGCATGGACGGTCGGCGCTGGCTCCGCAGGCGCGTGAAGACAAAGGGCTCAGCGGAGCACAACGCCTTGAGCATGGCCATTTTGTGATCCGCAACGCATCTTGGAAAAATAGTGTGAACAGGCCCTAAACTGGCCCGAAGTGCGCGGCCAGCGGGGCCGTCACACCCCGTGTGCGACTGGAGCCCCTGAATGAGCAAGACCCCCACCACAGCCACGGACCCGATCCTGGCCACCAAAGACGTCTCGACCGTCACGGCCTCGGGCGAGCGCAAGCAGCGCCTGATCGCCGACGTGGTGGTGCGCCCCGCCATCACCCACGAGGACGAACGGGGAGAGATCGTGGAGATGATGAGCCGGGCCTGGGGCTTCCACCCGGCCCCCTTGCACCATGTGTACGCGTCCATGATCCGCCCCGGCAAGGTCAAGGGCTGGGTCTATCACAAGATCCAGTCCGACCGCATGTTTTCCCTCTCCGGGTTCGTCAAATACGTGCTGTGGGACACGCGCCCCGACTCGCCCACCCACGGCCTGATCAACGAGATCTACCTGACCGAACGCAACCGCGGCCTGCTGCTGATCCCGCCGTACGTGGTGCACGCCGTGCAGAACATCGGCCTGGTCGATGCGGTTTTCGTCAACATGCCGACCGAACCCTACAACCACGAGAACCCCGACAAATACCGCGTGGCGCCGGAGAGCGTGCCCTACAGCTTCGACAAAGGACACGGCTGGTGAACCTGGCGCCGGCGCCCACCTTCAGCGTCATCGTCGCCACCTACAACTGGAGCGCGGCGCTGCGCCTGGCGCTGGCTTCGGTGCTGGAGCAGACCGAGCGCGACTTCGAGCTGCTGGTGATCGGCGACCACTGCAGCGACGACAGCGAAGCGGTGGTGCGGTCCTTGGGCGACAGCCGTCTGGTCTGGGTCAACCTCGAACACAACTGCGGCAGCCAATGGGGCCCC
This Hydrogenophaga taeniospiralis DNA region includes the following protein-coding sequences:
- a CDS encoding DoxX family protein, which codes for MLSSLQNPLALIGRILLAVLFVPAGFGKIAGFTGTVGYAASMGMPMPTVGVAAALVIELLGGLALLIGLGTRWAALALAVFTLVASFFFHAYWSLPAEQQMMQQLMFFKNVAITGGLLAFVAFGAGAFSLDARRKG
- a CDS encoding pirin family protein, with the translated sequence MMQIRRSQERGQADHGWLKSHHSFSFAGYYDPAWMGWGNLRVINEDRIAPGTGFGTHGHRDMEIISYVLEGSLAHKDSKGNVKAIPPGEVQRMSAGRGVMHSEFNHAPNRTTHFLQIWIEPNVTGIEPGYEQKRFADEEKRGQLRLVASGDGAQGSVTIHADAAMYAGLFDGDEAAELSLNPARKAYVHLVRGALEVNGQRLQGGDAAVLAGDSLLSLAHGEDAEVLVFDLAS
- a CDS encoding DUF599 domain-containing protein gives rise to the protein MKVLSIIPWADWLALVGFFALWVGYAWFARVRGRSRASLLVTTNRYRAYWMLQATARDPRMLDGLITQTLSHTPSFFSSTSILVIGGLFALLGTTDKATELMSEIPFAQTTSLVVFEFKILVLVAIFVYAFFRFSWCMRQYTFVALIIGSMPPPADFESGKFDRQQYADRAAAMVGAAAETFNDGLRAYYFSFAALAWFVSPLAMVLGTLAVVAILYSREFRSEVLHLLRD
- the gluQRS gene encoding tRNA glutamyl-Q(34) synthetase GluQRS, which produces MALSVASSYRGRFAPSPTGPLHAGSLVAALASWLDARAHGGVWIVRIEDVDTPRCVPGADRFILQQLAACGLVSDKPVVWQSQRGALYHQALDALIASGRAYPCGCSRKDIEAALRARGRVRERHHAAVYPGTCRPEHGGLQGKTARAWRFWLDASAGDVAWTDRRLGPQTQNVAADVGDFILKRADGLWAYQLAVVVDDAAQGITQVVRGEDLCDNTARQILLQRALGLPTPGYLHTPLVLGTNGEKLSKQNGAQALDLNDPVAALNRAAAHLGLPGSGGSVGQALASWVGAWTVGAGSAGA
- a CDS encoding LysR family transcriptional regulator, translating into MASPTPRSALSPENLGLLEAVARLGSMAAAARELGMVPSALTYRVRQIEDALDVLLFDRSARRAQLTPAGAELLRAGQYLLDELDAVAQRVKRVATGWEPQLTIAADAIISHATQFELCEAFYATGAPTRLKLRAETLSGTMEALQSGQADLALGVFAEISLPEIQTAPLGPLRFVYAVAPHHPLAAVEHPLCDDDLRHHRAVAVADSTVRGAGQTYNLLPGQEVLTVPTMRHKLEAQLRGMGCGFLPQPLAQPYITAGLLVVKAMAQRPLHTIRLAYAWRRPRSAADTGQALRWWLDQLQHPTTRAALLENHHLT
- a CDS encoding flavodoxin family protein, which gives rise to MSKVVVVYHSGYGHTQRMAQAVAEGANAELIAIDADGNLPEGGWETLAAADAIIMGSPTYMGSVSWQFKKFADASSKPWFSQQWKDKIAAGFTNSAGMNGDKLSTLHYLFTLAMQHGMIWVSQGLMPSNTKAAQRNDVNYLVSYSGAIAQSPSDASANEMLPGDLETARLFGQRVAATAARFVKA
- a CDS encoding dTDP-4-dehydrorhamnose 3,5-epimerase family protein, which produces MSKTPTTATDPILATKDVSTVTASGERKQRLIADVVVRPAITHEDERGEIVEMMSRAWGFHPAPLHHVYASMIRPGKVKGWVYHKIQSDRMFSLSGFVKYVLWDTRPDSPTHGLINEIYLTERNRGLLLIPPYVVHAVQNIGLVDAVFVNMPTEPYNHENPDKYRVAPESVPYSFDKGHGW
- a CDS encoding NAD(P)/FAD-dependent oxidoreductase, with translation MNNNKTRRSKASSTAAAAPAPKAPRHIAVVGAGMAGVACARTLLQAGHRVTLFEKSRNLGGRMATRRTEFGGFDHGTQYFTVRDKRFATALLPAQDVVRPWSANTVRVLDAFGHVLASAPPPTEPHFVAAPGMSALVEHWAQPLVHPELHGNLTARTFTGTRVTHIERDVLNPEQWQLRAEDSDGGQNVLGGFDQIVLAMPHPQAHDLLLVSGHAPTLRQSLAGVQVAPCWTLMVAYPNAMQPGLPHLGPQWNAARSTHHRISWLARESSKPRREPIERWTIQASPTWSSKHLEDDEERVKAKLLKGFAEITGIRATPTHAEAHRWRFAQTQVPLGKPYAYDKALGIGLCGDWCLGHRVEDAFVSGLELALAMI